The following coding sequences lie in one Takifugu rubripes chromosome 8, fTakRub1.2, whole genome shotgun sequence genomic window:
- the rab3db gene encoding RAB3D, member RAS oncogene family, b, whose product MASTDSRLQQQSSQKDAADQNFDYMFKLLIIGNSSVGKTSFLFRYADDSFTSAFVSTVGIDFKVKTVFRNDKRIKLQIWDTAGQERYRTITTAYYRGAMGFLLMYDITNQDSFKAVQDWATQIKTYSWDNAQVILVGNKCDLEDDRLVPTEDGQRLAEELGFQFFEASAKDNINVKQVFERLVDIICDKMSESMEGDNNFLSSQGKQSLKDSPSESSGGCAC is encoded by the exons ATGGCATCAACTGATTCAAGGCTCCAGCAACAGTCCTCACAGAAGGATGCAGCAGACCAGAACTTTGATTACATGTTCAAGCTGCTTATCATCGGCAACAGCAGCGTGGGCAAAACCTCCTTCCTTTTCCGCTATGCAGATGACTCCTTTACATCTGCCTTTGTTAGCACCGTGGGGATTGACTTCAAGGTGAAGACAGTTTTCCGTAATGACAAGAGAATCAAGTTGCAGATATGG GACACAGCAGGACAGGAGCGATATCGCACTATAACCACAGCCTATTACAGAGGAGCCATGGGCTTCTTGCTCATGTATGACATCACTAACCAGGACTCATTCAAAGCGGTTCAGGACTG GGCCACACAAATCAAGACATACTCATGGGACAATGCTCAGGTGATCCTAGTGGGTAACAAGTGTGACCTGGAGGACGATAGACTGGTGCCTACAGAGGATGGCCAACGACTAGCGGAGGAACTCG GTTTTCAGTTCTTTGAAGCCAGTGCAAAAGACAACATCAATGTAAAACAAGTATTTGAACGTCTTGTTGACATCATCTGTGACAAAATGAGCGAGAGTATGGAAGGAGACAACAATTTCCTGTCCAGCCAAGGGAAGCAAAGCCTTAAAGACTCGCCTTCAGAGAGCTCTGGGGGCTGTGCTTGTTAA
- the tmem205 gene encoding transmembrane protein 205, whose amino-acid sequence MVTEGDPTAAAKVLHLLVLSFSWGTQVWVTFIAGFVLVQQVTLHTFGLVQSKLFPVYFYCQMGSSVISLALYAVYHPRELLNGHESVQMALYFVALIMAFLNAQWFGPSVTELMLQKMEIEKSHGLGNQIGWKSQREAYAKLREQDPKYRGYRNSFGRYHGLSSLCNLVGFLCTTTNLVYLALNLSNI is encoded by the exons ATGGTGACAGAAGGAGACCCCACAGCCGCAGCTAAAGTGCTTCATCTTCTAGTGCTCTCATTCTCCTGGGGAACGCAGGTCTGGGTTACCTTCATCGCAG GTTTCGTGCTGGTCCAGCAGGTTACGTTACACACCTTTGGCCTAGTGCAGAGTAAACTCTTCCCTGTTTATTTCTACTGTCAGATGGGCAGCAGCGTCATCAGCCTGGCTTTGTACGCTGTGTACCATCCTAGAGAGCTGCTCAATGGCCATGAAAGTGTACAG atGGCTTTATACTTTGTGGCCCTGATCATGGCTTTTCTGAATGCCCAGTGGTTTGGCCCATCAGTCACTGAACTGATGCTACAAAAGATGGAGATAGAGAAGAGTCATGGCCTGGGCAATCAGATTGGCTGGAAAAGCCAGAGGGAAGCTTATGCTAAGCTCAGAGAGCAAGATCCCAAGTACCGTGGGTATAGGAACTCATTTGGCCGTTACCATGGCCTGTCTAGCCTTTGCAACTTGGTCGGCTTCTTGTGCACCACAACTAATTTGGTTTATCTAGCGCTTAATCTTTCTAATATTTAG